From the genome of Haloarcula taiwanensis:
TACACATCTCGGCAACAGCCAGTTCGAGAGCAGACACGCAAGCTACCGTTCCAAGCGGTCCACGGTTATCGTCTGTCACGACGCCGCTAGACTGTTGTCACGTCAATCCGCGTGCCGCCGGATTCGCTGTCCCCGACCGACACCGTCCATCCGTGTGCCCGCGCCGCGGTGTCGACGAGGAACAGTCCGTATCCTTCCCCTTCCCGCGTCGTCCCGAAGCCCTGTTCGAACACTTTGTCGCGGTCTGATTCGGGAATCCCCGGGCCATCATCGGCCACGTAGAATCCCGACTCGGTGTCACCGACGCTGACAGTCACCGGTCCCTCGGTGTGAGCGACGGCGTTGTCAAATAGCTCGCGAAGGAGCAACTGAAGTCGGTCGTTTTCGGCGTCGATAGCCGCGTCTGTCGTCACTTCGAGCGTCGCGTCCTCGTAGCTCGCTGCGGCCCAGACTTCGGTAGCGACGTCAGAAAGCGAGAGCGAGTCGGGTTCCGAAACGGGGCGTCCGATGCTTCCGATACGAGACAGGTCGGTAAGGAGCGACTCGACCCGGGTGACGGACCGAAGCAATGCGTCTTCATGCGGCTCACCGATATCAAGTAGCTCTAACCGGCCCATGACGACGTTCAGCGGGTTCTTCGCGTCGTGGGAGACGCCGCTGGAAATACCGTTCCACTGGCTGGCACCGACCCACCAGTCAGTCGGCCACCGGGTCGCGTACGCTTCGAGCTTCGCGGCCAGCAGGGATGCCGGCGTTGCTGCGGTCACGTAATCACTGACGCCGGCCCGGAGCGCCTCGGTGACCCGGTCCGGTTCGGGGTCGGTTCCGACGAGTACTATCGGAATATCGGTACCCGCTGCCCGTAGCCCCTCGAATACCGCAACCCCGTCACAGTCGCCGTCGTCACTGATGACGACACCCCTGATATTCCCGTCAGCCGGTTCTGTACGTCGCTCGTGTCTGGGACCGCCTCGGCTGTTGCCCCGTCCGTGGTCAGCGCTTCGGAAAGTGCCTCAGCTAGATCAGTCACTTCGCGCCCGGCGACGAGATAGACGGTCCCACGAGCAGGCGTCATCCCGTGATATTACGAAAACGGGTGATAAGAAACCGACGGTGCCCTACAGCAGGTCCTCGACGTGATCGGCGACTTCCTCTGGCGTGTCACCGACCGGGACGCCGTTGTTCTCCAGCGCGTTGATTTTCGACTCGGCGGTCCCGGTGCCGGAGCCGGAGACGATAGCGCCCGCGTGGCCCATCCGCTTTCCGGGCGGCGCGGTGCGGCCGGCGATGAAGCCGGCGACCGGCGTGTCCATGTGCTCGCCGATGTAGCGGGCGGCCTCCTCCTCGTCCTCGCCGCCGATTTCGCCGCACATGACGACGGCGTGGGTGTCGGGGTCGGCCTCGAACTGCTCTAGGGCCCCGATGAAGTCCGTCCCGATGATGGGGTCGCCGCCGATGCCGATGGCCGTCGACTGGCCGATGCCGCGGTTGGTGAGGTTGTCGACGACCTGGTAGGTCAGCGTCCCCGAGCGGGAGACGAGACCGACGTTCCCGGACGAGAAGATGTTGCCGGGCAGGATGCCGAGCTTGGCGACGCCGGGCGTGATGACGCCGGGGCAGTTCGGCCCGACGAGGTGCGTGTCGGTCTCCTGGAGTTTGCGGTAGACCCGCGCCATGTCCTGGGTCGGGATGCCCTCGGTGATGGCGACGACGAGGTCGATGCCCCGGGCGTCCAGGGCCTCGAAACAGGCGTCGCCAGCGAAGGCCGGCGGCACGAACACGACGGCGGCGTTGGCGTCCTCCTCGCGGGCGGCCTGCTGGACCGTGTCGTAGACCGGCACGCCGGCGACCTCCTGCCCGCCGCGGCCGGGGACGGCCCCGGCGACGACGTTGGTGCCGTACTCCAGCATCTGTTCGGTGTGGAACTTCCCTTCACCGCCGGTGATTCCCTGTACAACGACGCGCGTGTCTTCGTCGACTAGCACACTCATGCTTCCACCTCCTTCGCGTACTCGACTGCACGCTGGACGGCGTCCTCCAGCGTATGTTCGACCGTGACGAGGTCTTCGTTCAGAATCTCCATTCCCTCTTCGGCGTTGGTGCCTGCGAGTCGGACGGTGACCGGCTTCGGAATCTCGTCGAACTGCTCCAGGGCCTGATTGATACCGTTGGCGACCTCGTCGCCGCGGGTGATGCCCCCAAAGATGTTGAACACGACCGAGTCGACGTTGTCGTCGGAGAACACCATGTCGAGGGCGTTCGCGATGCGGTCGGCCTTCGCGCCACCGCCCACGTCGAGGAAGTTGGCCGGTTCGCCGCCGTAGTAATCGACGAGGTCCAGCGTCGTCATCACGAGGCCCGCACCGTTACCGATGATGCCGACGTTGCCGTCGAGTCGGACGTAATCGAAGCCGTACTCGTCGGCCTTCTGTTCGAGTTCGTCGCCCTCCGCCGCTTCCTCGCCCATCTCCGCGATCTCGGGCTGGCGGAACAGGGCGTCACCGTCGATGTTCATGACGGCGTCGGCCGCGATAACCTCGTCGTCGCCGGTAATCATCAGCGGGTTGATTTCCGTGTCAGCGCCGTCACGGTCGTCCCAGAGCTGGTACAGCGTCGTGAGGACGCTCGCAACGTCGTTTGCGACCTCGCGGTCGACGCCGGCCTCGTAGACGACCTTCCGGGCCTGGAACGGGTGCATTCCGAAGGCCGGGTCGATGTGTTCACGAGCGATGGCGTCAGGGTCCTCCTCGGCGACCTCCTCGATGTTGACGCCGCCCTTCGTCGAGACCATGGCGACGGGGCGACCCTCGCCACGGTCCATCGTCACGCCGACGTACAGTTCGTTGACGAAGTCGACGGCCTCCTCGACGAGCACCTTCGAGACGTGGTAGCCCTTGAGGTCCATCCCGATGATGTCCTCGGCGGCCTCGCGGGCCTCCTCCCTGGACTCGACGAGCTTGATGCCGCCGGCCTTGCCGCGGCCGCCCACGTGGACCTGTGCCTTGATGGCGACCGGATATCCGATTTCCTCGGCCGCGTCGACGGCCTCATCTACTGTCTCGGCCAGCTGCGAGGCGGGCGTCGGGATGCCCGCGTCGGCGAAGACTTGCTTCGCCTGGTATTCGTGCAAGCGCATGTCATGCAGAAAGGCGAGCGGTGGCGATTTAAATCCGTCCGTTTCTCTTCTTGCGACCAAGCGGAGAGCGTCCCAGTTCATGTGGAAACCGTAAACGAGCCCGAAGGACGCTGTGCGTGGTACGGGACGGCAACTCAGGACGTGCGGGCACGTCCACGGTCGTCGGGTTCGAGCCGATAGACCCACAGCGTCGCACTCCGAAGTGAGCGCATGGCCGACAATAGGCACGGAACCGGCGACGTTGACAGTGAGACGCTCGATGCCGTAGCCGAGGCGCTTCGGACCGCTGAAACCGGCGTCGCGCTCACCGGCGCAGGCGTCTCGACGGCGTCGGGGATTCCCTCCTTTCGCGGCGACGACGGTCTCTGGGAGCGCCACGACCCGGCAGACTTCCACCGCCGCCGGCTCGACGCCGACCCGGCGGGCTTCTGGGCGGATCGAATCTCGCTCCGGGAGGCCATCTACGGCGACGTAGGCCCCGAACCCAACGCTGCTCACGAGGCACTGACGGCGCTCGAATCCGCGGGCCACCTCGACGCCGTGCTCACACAGAACGTCGACGGGCTGCACGACGCCGCCGGGACGGACCGGGTCGTCGAACTCCACGGCACCCATCGGCGCGTGGTCTGTGACGACTGTGGCCACCGGCGGGACGCTGAAGCAGTGTTTGCGGAAGTCGCTGAAGGTGGCGACTTGCCCCCGCGATGTGACTGCGGTGGTGTCTACCGGCCCGACGTGGTGCTGTTCGGCGAACCGATGCCCGACGTGGCGATGAACGAGGCCCAGCGTCTCGCACGGGACAGTGACGTGTTTCTGGCGGCTGGGTCATCGCTGTCGGTCCAGCCGGCGTCGCTCCTGCCGAAGATAGCGGCTGAGGCGGGGAGTACACTGGTCGTGATAAATTACGATAAGACGCCGCGTGACGCGGCTGCGGCGCACGTGCTCCGTGCGGATGTCACGCAGGTGCTCCCGGCGATTGTCGAGCGGCTGTAGCGGGCTACAGCTCGACGCCGCCGGGGATGAGGCTCTGTCCGCGCAGGAGGCTCCCGTCGTGGTCGTAGACGAGCAGCGTCCGCAACTCGTAGGCCCGTGACTCGCCCTCGCCGTCGGTGAGACGGACCCTAAACTGTGGGTCTTCTTGGGCGTCCGCTGTGGAGACGAGCGCGTCGACATCCGCTGTCGGTGCTGTCGCCTCGAAGACGTACTCACCGGTGAGTCGGTTCGTTAGCGAAAGCACACCGTCGCTTTCAGGCTGGCGGCGGAAGGTCACGTCAATGTCCTCGCCATCGAGTGTGCCACCGTCTACTTTGGTGAGGCGCTCGCGAAGCTCTCCTGTCGGCCCATCGTATACAATCGCGATCGTCGGGTCGTCGTTGTCGGTGGCCGAAGCCTGGATGTCGACAGTGAAGTAATCACGCCTCATTCCGGTGTTTACTGGTACGTGTCCCGGCCAAATGAACGTAACGGCGCACCGACTGTCGGTATCGGTAGCTTTTACCGGACCGGCCCACCCTCTGACAGTAGCATGGCCTGGGTGAAGTCAGAGTACGCCGGCGAGTTCGCGGTGCTTGCGACGTGGCTCGTGGGACTGGCCCCGTGGTCGGTGTCGCTGTTCGAGATTGAGGGGGTGACTGTCGTCGGGCTTCGGTTTCTCCCGTTCCGGTTCCAGTTCATCTTCGGTGCGACGCTCCCCGGAGAGCGGCCGTTTCTCTGGGCCTGGCAGGTCGCCACGTTTCAGGAGTCGGAGCCGCTGGCGCTCGCCGGGACACTCGGGGTCACAGCCCTCGCTGTTTTCCTGCTGCCGCTCGGCCTCAGCCTCTACTACTACGCCGCTGAGGAGCGTGTCGAGGCGGCGCTCCCTGTGGACCCAGTCCGACTGTTCGGCGGACTGCTCGGCCTTGTGGGCGTTCTGACGCTCGCGGCCAGCGGGCTGTTCATCACGTCGTTTCCCGGCATCACCGTCCCCGTCGGAACGCTCGTCGCCCTCGTGTTCGCCTTCTTCCTTCTGACCGTCGACCGAGCGTGACTGCCAGCCGGTCTCGTTCGTCCGACCGCTGGCGATTATACTCCTGATAATTTGGCGAGCGAATTTAAGTAGGTGGATACGATAGCAGAGGTATATTCCGCGGAGCACCGTGTGCTCCCCACTACACTACCGATGTCGAATCCAGAATCTCCCAAACCCGGTGACATCGTTTCGGACCCGCTCGGCCACATCCAGTCGTGGCTCTCACGGACCGCGACGGTGTTGAGCGGGGCGGCGGTTCCGACGGCGAACTACGACCCCAGCCGCCACGGGACACTGGTCGAGTTCGACGGCCTCGACGGCTACAACGAGGTGGAACGCTACTGGCTGAACGCCCCCTTCGCCTTCGCCTCTATCAACCACGACCCGGACCGTGACGAGCACCTGTATCACGTCGTCGAGCCGTCGCTGACCGATATTGAGCGAGAACTGCTCGACCGCCTGTTTGAAGACATCCGCATTCCACTCATCTACCGCGACGACGTCGACACTGACCCGGAGCGTGTCCTCGCCGAGGAACTCGAAGCCAGGCTGGAGGAGTACGGCGTCGTCATCGAGCCGGAGACGTTCTACCGGCTGTTTTATTACCTGCATCGCTCCTTCCAGGGCTACGGCCACATCGACCCCCTGATGCACGACCCGGATATCGAGGACATCTCCTGTGACGGGGCGAACCTCCCCATCTTCGTCTACCACGACGGCTACACGGATATCGAGACGAACATCACCTACGACGCCGACGAACTGAACGACTTCGTCATCCAACTGGCCCAGCGCTCGGGCCGACACGTCTCTGTTTCGGACCCTGTCGTCTCCACGACGCTCCCCGACGGCTCGCGCATCGAACTGGCCCTTGGCGAAGAAGTGACCCCGCGCGGCTCCGCGTTCACGATCCGGAAATACGCCGACGAGCCGTTCACGCCCATCGAACTGCTGGAGTACGGCACGTTCTCCGTGGAGATGCTCGCCTACCTCTGGCTGGCCATCGAGTCCAACAAGTCGCTCATCTTCGCGGGCGGGACGGCGGCCGGTAAGACCACGTCGATGAACGCGCTCGCGATGTTCCTGCCGCCCCGGTCGAAGGTGCTCTCGATCGAAGACACCCGCGAGCTATCCCTGTACCACGATAACTGGCTCTCCTCGGTCACCCGCGAGCGGCTGGACGACTCGGACATCACGATGTACGACCTGCTGCGGTCCGCGCTCCGGCACCGCCCCGAGTACATCATCGTCGGCGAGGTCCGCGGCGAGGAGGCGATTACGCTGTTCCAGGCGATGAACACCGGCCACACGACGTTCTCGACGATGCACGCCGACTCCGTCCAGACCGTCATCAACCGGCTGGAGAACGAGCCCATCAACGTCCCGCGGCCGATGGTCCAGAGCCTCGACATCCTCTGTGTGCAGGTGCTGGCCCGCTCGGGCGACGAGCGCGTCCGCCGCGCGAAGACCCTCGCCGAAATCGAGGGGATAGACCAGCGGACCGGCGAACTGGACTACTCGACGACGTACAACTGGCGGGCCACTGAGGACCGATTCTCCGAGAACAACAGCGAGCTACTGGACGAGATCCGCGAAGAGCGCGGCTGGACACAGTCGGAACTGCTCACCGAACTCCGCAACCGCCAGCGGTTCCTTCGCTATCTCCAGTCCGAAGGCATCACCGACTACCGGAAGTTCACGGCGATGGTCAACAAGTACTACGCGGACAAAGAGCAGGTCATGGCGAACATCGACGACGAGATAGCCTGACATGGCGCTGAATCCGCTCGGTCTGGCACCGCTCGCCGTCGTCGTTGGGATTCTCGGGCTTATCGGCTACAGCACGGTCAACGAGCGCTTCGACCGCAACGTCACGCGGCTGTCCCGACGGCTTTTCGGTCGGTATGTGGGACAGTCGCCCGAGCGGGAACGCCAGCTCGAAGCCGCATACGTCGACGAGACCTACCGCGGCTACGCCGCCAGAACGCTGGTGTACGCCTGTGCTGGTGCTGTTTCGGGAGCGATAACCGGCGCGTACGCTATCGGCGGCCTGCTGTTGATTCTCCCGGCGCTGGTGGAGCTTGCGCAGGGACTCCCCTCGACGATGGTGAACGCCTTCGGCCTGCGAACGTTCGAACTCGTGCTGACGCCGACACAGACGCTGTACATCCTCATCGGCGGCGGCGTGCTTTCCGGCGCAGTAACGGCCGGACTCGCGTACCTCTACCGCTGGGAGCGGCTCAAGAATCAGGCGGATGTGCGGAGCCGGAACATCGACGAGGGGATGGCCCGCACTATCGCCTTCATGTACGCGCTGTCCCGTGGTGGGATGTCCTTCCCAGATGTTATGCGTGTACTGGCCCGAAATCAGGAAATCTACGGCGACACGGCGAGGGAAGTCGGTGTCGCCGTCAGGGAGATGGACCTGTTCGGCCGGGACATGATCACGGCGCTCGAACATGTCTCCCGGCGGACCCCCAGCGAACAGTTCAAGACGTTCACCGAGAACCTCTCCAGCGTCCTCCAGAGCGGCCAGTCGCTGGCCCCGTTCCTCCGCGAGCAGTACGAGCGCCATCAGGAGGAGGCCGCCGAACGCCAGGAGGATCTGCTCGAACGGCTGGCCACGGTCGCCGAGGCGTACGTCACCGTGTTCGTCGCCGCCGTGCTCTTCCTGATGACGATTCTGCTCGTGTTCGGCCTGACGACGACGGACACCCTCTGGCTGTTACAGATGATGGCGTATCTCGTCATCCCGCTCGCCAACGTCGGGTTCATGGTGTACTTGGATATCAAGCTCCAGTCGCTCGGCATCGGGAGCGCCGGCACGACGGACGTTCTAGAGCGCTACGAAACGGCGTCGCTCGGCAAGCCCAGTTTCGCCTCCGGCCGTCTCGGCCTGCCCGACGGCGGCGTCGTCCCGGCCGACGAAGCGAACTGGCTCCGACTGCGGTTCTACGACCGCGTCAAATCGCTTCGGGACCTGCTCAGCTCCCCGATCCAGTCGCTCGTCTGGAACCCGGTGTACGTCCTCTACCTCGCCGTCCCAGTCGCTGTGGTGCTACTGCTCCTCCGCGCCCCCGCGGCGTTTCAGACCTCGTCTGTCAACGTCCGCATTCTCGACGATCTCGTTATCCAGTCGCTCCTGCTGGTTCTGGGGCCATTTGCGCTGGTGCGGTTCGTCTACACCCAGCGGCTCTCACGTATCGAGAACGCGACACCCGACCTGCTCGAACGGCTGGCGAGCCTGAACGAGGCGGGGATGACCGTCGTGGAGAGCCTCCGACGGGTCCGGGGCAGTGACATCGGCGTCCTCACACAGGAGATGCACCGCATCTGGGCCGACATCCGGATGGGCGCGAACGTCACTGACGCCTTGGTCCGGTTCGGCCGCCGCGTCCAGACGACGGCGATAACGCGCATCGTGACCCTGCTGACTCACGCGATGCACGCCTCGGGCCAGCTCGGCCCGGTGTTTCGCATCGCGGCGACCCAGTCACGGGCCGACCTCCGGCTGAAACGGCGGCGACGCCAGCAGATGCTCACTTACCTCGTCGTCATCTACGTCGCCTTCCTGGTGTTTCTGGTCATCATCGTCGCTGTACAGGAAGTGCTCGTCCCGAGTCTGCCCTCCAGCGTGCCGACGCCGGCCGGCGAGTCGAACCGCCTCGGCGTCGGCGTCGACCAGTTCGCTCGCTTCGGGCGCGTCGACAAGGCCGCGTACACGCTCGTGTTCTTCCACACTGCTCTCATTCAAGCAGTTCTCACCGGCTTCATCGGCGGCCAACTGGGTGAAGGGACGCTCAAGGACGGCGCGAAACACGCCGCGATTTTGCTGGGCGTCGCCTACGTCGCCTTCATTCTCCTCTCCTCGCCGGTTGCGTCGATGACGGTCACCAGCCCTGCTGTTTCCGGTGATCAAATAACGGTCGAATCGGCATCGCTGTCAGAGGGCGGGTTCATTGTTGTCCGGGAGTTCGAAGCGGACGGTAGAGTGCTCGGGACCTCTGAGTATCTCTCGTCGGGGTCCCACAGCGATGTCCAGATAACGCTGGACAGGCCGCCGTCGACCGGCCAGTCGCTCGTGCTCGTCGCCCATCAGGACACCAACGGGAACCAGCAACTCGACTATCCCGTCAGCGACACTTCGGGGTCGCCGGACCGACCGTATGCGTCGTCGACGGCCGGCGAGAACGTCACCGTCGAGTACACGGTCGAGTGACGCTGGATTTACGGTGCCCAATCGGGTAGGAGGCGCTGATGGAGTTTGCCGCCTTCGCCGACCGGGCCGACGCAATCGAAGCCGAGAGTGCCGATACCGCGATTACGGAGGCGGTCACTGACCTGTTCACCGATGCGGGATCGGACCTCTCGACGCTCGCTCGCTTCGTCCAGGGCCGGGTGTTCCCGGCCTACGAGTCGCGCACGCTCGACATCGGGCCGCGGCTTTGCTACGAGGCGATTGCCCGAGCAGCGGGCCAGAATATCAGCGCTGACGACGTGGAGGAGCGCCTCGCCGACATGGGCGAAATCGGGGCCGTCGCGGCCAGCTACGACCTCGGCGGCCAGCAGGGCCTCGCCGCGTTCGGTGCCGGCGGGACCGCCGCGCTGACCGTCGCGGAACTCGACGCCGAGCTACGGGACCTGGCCGCCGTCGATGGCAGCGGGAGCCAGGGGACGAAAGTCGACATCCTCTTTGGCCTGTTCTCGCGGTGCTCGCCGACGGAAGCGAGCTACCTCGCCCGGCTCGTCCTCTCGGAGATGCGCATCGGCGTCGGCGAGGGGACCGTCCGGGACGCCGTCGCGGCCGCCTTCGACGTGCCGGTCGACGCCGTCGAACGGGCCGTCCAGGTGTCGAACGACTACGGCACGGTCGCCGAGATGGCCCGCGACGAGGGCGAGGCCGGACTGGCGACCATCACGCTGGAAATCGGCCGCCCGGTCCAGGCGATGCTGGCCCAGGCCGGGACAGTCGCCGGCGCGCTCGAAGACTGGGACCGCGCCGCCGTCGAGTGGAAGTACGACGGCGCTCGCGTGCAGGTCCACTTCGACGGCGAAACCGCCCGGCTGTTCTCGCGGAACATGGAGGAGGTCACCGACCCGCTGCCGGAGGTGGTCGAAGCCGTCGAGGCGGCGCTCGACGCCCCGGCAATCCTCGACGGCGAGGTGGTCGCGGTCGACGCCGACGGCGACCCGCTCCCGTTCCAGGAAGTGCTGCGGCGCTTCCGCCGGAAACACGACGTGGCCGCGGCCCGCGAGGACGTGGCGGTCCGCCTGCACGCCTTCGACTGCCTGCACGCCGACGGCGAGGACCTGCTGGACGCGCCGCTGGAGACGCGCCACGACCGTCTCGAATCGCTGTTCCCCGACGGGAGCGACGCCGTCTCGGAGATGTGGCTGTCCGGCGACCCCGAGGAAATCGAGGACCTGGAAGCGGCGGCCCTCGCCGCCGGCCAGGAGGGCATCATGCTGAAGGACCCGACGGCGGCGTACTCGCCCGGCAAGCGGGGCAAGCACTGGCGCAAGCGCAAGCCCGACGTGGAGACCCTGGATTGCGTCGTCACCGGCGCGGAGTGGGGCGAGGGCCGCCGGGCGAACGTCCTCGGGTCGTTCGAACTCTCGGTCCGGACCGACGACGGCTACGCCACCGTCGGCAACGTCGCGACCGGTATCACCGACGAGGAGCTGGACGACCTGACCGAGCGGTTCGAACCACACGTCCGCGCCGAGGACGGCCGCGACGTGGCGCTTACCCCGGCGGTCGTCTTCGAGGTCGGCTACGAGGAGATACAGGTCTCCCAGTCCTACGACTCGGGCTACGCGCTCCGGTTCCCCCGGTTCCTCTCGGTCCGCGAGGACAAGACGCCCGCCGACGCCGACTCGCTCGAACGGGTCGAGCGGCTGGCCGAGTCCCAGTAAGACCGTCGAGACTGGGACGGACCGACACGCGTAATGGGCCGCTCCGAGAACGCCCGTACATGACAGTCAGACACGACGGCATCACCGCCGAGTGGCTCGGCTACGCGACGCTGCGGCTGGAAGGCGATGACACGGTCGTCTACTTCGACCCCGGCCGCTACGGCGTGCTCACCGGCGAGTGGGAACCGGACACGCCCGGCGTCGGCCATCCGCCGACGCGGGACTACGCCCCGAATGACGGCGACATCGTCTGTGTGACCCACATCCACCACTACGACCCCGACGGCATCCGCCGCGTCGCGGGCGAGGACGCCACCGTCGTCGCCTTCGAGGGTATCAACGTCCACGCGACTGACCGCGACCTCGACCGCCTCGCTGACCTCGACTACGAGGTCCGCAAAGTGTCGATGGAAGCTGACGTGTTAGTCGACGACGTGCCTATCTGGACCATGCCGGCGTACAACCACGAGGACGGCCGGAATGTGAAAGACGACGGCAACCCGATTCACCCGAAGGGTATCGGCTGTGGGTTCCTCGTCTCGCTGGACGACACGCGCGTGTTCTGGCCCGGCGACACCGACGTGCTGGACGGCCACGCCGAACTGGACGTGTCGCTGTTCGTCCCCTCCATCGCCCAGAACTACACGATGAACCGCCACGAGGCCGCCGACCTCGCCGAGGCGATGGACCCGGACCTCGTGCTCCCGATGCACTACAACACGTTCACGTCGCTGGAAGCCGACTCGGGCGCGTTCGCCGAGGACGTGGCAAAGCGCGGCGTTCCGGTCGTGCTGGACGAGAACTGACTGGCGAACCCGTCTGCGGCGACCCGAGACGGTGGTTTCCCGGTCCATCTGTCAGTCAAAACAATATTGGGGCGTTCAGCAGAACACCACCGACATGGAACGCGCCAGTGACCGAACAAGGGAAACACGTTCCCCAGCCGAACGAACGCCCTCGTTCGGTCACCTACTGCTTGTCTGGCTCCTTGTCGGGCCGTCGCTGTGGTCCCTCGGTTCTGCCGTGGCCGATGCGATTCAGGCCGAACTGCCGCTGTCGACGATGGGAGCCGGCCTGCTGTTCGGAACGATAGTCGTCGTGTCGTTCTGGACCGCCGGCTTTCAGCCCTCACTCAGGGCCAGTTTCGGCTATTTTGTCGCGGAACTGAGTATCTATCTGGTCTTGGCTGTCGGGGTCGTTACGGTCTTCGTTCCGACCTTTACACCGTGGGTTACGATTGCTGTCCAACTCGTGTCTATCTGTCTCGCCGCGACGCTGGTGTTCACCCCGGTCGGTGCGAACATACGGAACTGGTTCCGGCGACATGTCCGCTCTCTGCTGAAACTACCGCCACAAGACCGGTCAGTCGATCGCGACTGATGGATTCTCGACCGAGCAAACGCGGATTCGCTTTGTCGGTCAGTCGTTCCGGGTAGTACACTAATTGCGCACCGGTCTCACCACGACTGTTCCCATTTTCCACTCGACAGAAAACACTTACCGAGAGACAGTAGATGGACTCCTAATGCCCTCCTCCCGTCGGCGATACCTTCGTGGCTGTGTCGCGACCCTCGGACTGGCGTCCGCTGGCTGTCTCGGTTCGAACGGGTACATAGAGACTTCACCGATTGGAACTGAGACGACACCGGAATCAGGGGCTGGGACGCCCGCCCACAAGCGGAGCGGGGAAACGGAACCGTTCGTCGCCTGGCAGCAATCACTCGACGCAGAGATCACAGCGCCTCCAGTGAGTACGGGTGAGCGCCTGTACGTCGGGACGGCGTCGGGAACGGTCGCAGCACTCGCAACTGCTGACGGGAGCCAGCAGTGGTCATACGACGCGAGCGACCCCGTCAGTCACAGCCGAGACGCGTCGGGGACACCGTCTTCGTCGTACGCGGGAAAGAAGGACTGTACGAGGACCACAGCGTCGTCGCACTCGACCCCGAAACCGGCGCGAAACAGTGGACGTTCTCGCCCGGAGAGTGGTGGCTAGAGTTACTCGACGTAACCGAGGACACGGTGTACGTCGGGACGAACACCGACGCCCCGTCGAAGCAGGGGCGAACGCTCTACGCGCTCGCCGTCTCTGACGGGTCGGTGCAATGGTCCGGGGAAACCGGCGACCAGTACGAGGGAGCGGTGCGCAACGGGGCGATATACGTGGCGTCGTACGGGCGGTTCTACGCGTACGACGCTGAGACCGGTGAGCAACGGTGGACCAGTGACGTTTCGGACTACTACTCCCAGACGATGGTCGCCACCGACGACACGCTTTGTTATGCCGGCGACGTGGACGAGACTCACGGTACGCTCATCGGCGTCGCCGCCGACACCGGTGCGACCCGCTGG
Proteins encoded in this window:
- a CDS encoding type II secretion system protein — translated: MALNPLGLAPLAVVVGILGLIGYSTVNERFDRNVTRLSRRLFGRYVGQSPERERQLEAAYVDETYRGYAARTLVYACAGAVSGAITGAYAIGGLLLILPALVELAQGLPSTMVNAFGLRTFELVLTPTQTLYILIGGGVLSGAVTAGLAYLYRWERLKNQADVRSRNIDEGMARTIAFMYALSRGGMSFPDVMRVLARNQEIYGDTAREVGVAVREMDLFGRDMITALEHVSRRTPSEQFKTFTENLSSVLQSGQSLAPFLREQYERHQEEAAERQEDLLERLATVAEAYVTVFVAAVLFLMTILLVFGLTTTDTLWLLQMMAYLVIPLANVGFMVYLDIKLQSLGIGSAGTTDVLERYETASLGKPSFASGRLGLPDGGVVPADEANWLRLRFYDRVKSLRDLLSSPIQSLVWNPVYVLYLAVPVAVVLLLLRAPAAFQTSSVNVRILDDLVIQSLLLVLGPFALVRFVYTQRLSRIENATPDLLERLASLNEAGMTVVESLRRVRGSDIGVLTQEMHRIWADIRMGANVTDALVRFGRRVQTTAITRIVTLLTHAMHASGQLGPVFRIAATQSRADLRLKRRRRQQMLTYLVVIYVAFLVFLVIIVAVQEVLVPSLPSSVPTPAGESNRLGVGVDQFARFGRVDKAAYTLVFFHTALIQAVLTGFIGGQLGEGTLKDGAKHAAILLGVAYVAFILLSSPVASMTVTSPAVSGDQITVESASLSEGGFIVVREFEADGRVLGTSEYLSSGSHSDVQITLDRPPSTGQSLVLVAHQDTNGNQQLDYPVSDTSGSPDRPYASSTAGENVTVEYTVE
- a CDS encoding DNA ligase; this encodes MEFAAFADRADAIEAESADTAITEAVTDLFTDAGSDLSTLARFVQGRVFPAYESRTLDIGPRLCYEAIARAAGQNISADDVEERLADMGEIGAVAASYDLGGQQGLAAFGAGGTAALTVAELDAELRDLAAVDGSGSQGTKVDILFGLFSRCSPTEASYLARLVLSEMRIGVGEGTVRDAVAAAFDVPVDAVERAVQVSNDYGTVAEMARDEGEAGLATITLEIGRPVQAMLAQAGTVAGALEDWDRAAVEWKYDGARVQVHFDGETARLFSRNMEEVTDPLPEVVEAVEAALDAPAILDGEVVAVDADGDPLPFQEVLRRFRRKHDVAAAREDVAVRLHAFDCLHADGEDLLDAPLETRHDRLESLFPDGSDAVSEMWLSGDPEEIEDLEAAALAAGQEGIMLKDPTAAYSPGKRGKHWRKRKPDVETLDCVVTGAEWGEGRRANVLGSFELSVRTDDGYATVGNVATGITDEELDDLTERFEPHVRAEDGRDVALTPAVVFEVGYEEIQVSQSYDSGYALRFPRFLSVREDKTPADADSLERVERLAESQ
- a CDS encoding hydrolase, which encodes MTVRHDGITAEWLGYATLRLEGDDTVVYFDPGRYGVLTGEWEPDTPGVGHPPTRDYAPNDGDIVCVTHIHHYDPDGIRRVAGEDATVVAFEGINVHATDRDLDRLADLDYEVRKVSMEADVLVDDVPIWTMPAYNHEDGRNVKDDGNPIHPKGIGCGFLVSLDDTRVFWPGDTDVLDGHAELDVSLFVPSIAQNYTMNRHEAADLAEAMDPDLVLPMHYNTFTSLEADSGAFAEDVAKRGVPVVLDEN